A DNA window from Pseudomonas sp. GD03919 contains the following coding sequences:
- a CDS encoding DoxX family protein codes for MNTLIKSITASQAGFGITILRIIAGITFAAHGAQKLFGWFGGYGLAGVAQWMESIGLAPGYLMALMAGSAEFFGGVALIVGLLVRPAAAVLAVTMLVAIFTVHLANGFFMSNNGYEFALALLAISVALVFEGAGKLSVDGKLAR; via the coding sequence ATGAACACCCTGATCAAAAGCATCACAGCCAGCCAGGCCGGTTTCGGTATCACCATTTTGCGCATCATCGCCGGTATCACCTTCGCCGCTCATGGTGCGCAGAAACTGTTCGGCTGGTTTGGCGGCTATGGCCTGGCGGGCGTCGCACAGTGGATGGAAAGCATCGGCCTGGCTCCGGGCTACCTGATGGCACTGATGGCCGGTAGCGCCGAGTTCTTCGGCGGCGTGGCGCTGATCGTCGGCCTGCTGGTGCGCCCGGCGGCGGCGGTACTGGCGGTGACCATGCTGGTGGCGATCTTCACCGTGCATCTGGCCAATGGCTTCTTCATGAGTAACAACGGCTATGAGTTCGCCTTGGCGCTGCTGGCCATCAGCGTGGCGCTGGTATTCGAAGGTGCCGGCAAGCTGTCGGTCGATGGCAAGCT
- a CDS encoding transglycosylase SLT domain-containing protein has product MSRLLLILCLLAMLPLPVSARLAGPPEVGEQARSARDLPAIRSSGELRVLVNQSRNSSGSVKGQSIGVEYHRLRAFEQFLNRNARDGRSLRLKIIPKAKDQLLGALQRGEGDLVAPGELLNVRTGHEVSASTAIRREVPLVVVSKQGNRHYRNLEQLAGRSLSLPAGSAVGEALRLINQQLADRKLPPMVVEWVDPSLAVEDVLEMVQAGIFERTAVELPIAERWAKVMPRLRVDRHLVLARDGDMKWFVRPDAPMLRASIDRFFSGYRSPADQDAAFQRVYRRLYKVHSPFGRTERQRLEQVRPVLQQHAEQQGFDWLMLAALAFKESTLNPSARGASGATGLMQITPAAARNVGVSNIQSLDGNVQASSKYLAMIRRNFFNSPQLNERERMAFILAGYNLGPQRVQSLRAEARRRGLNPNQWFFQVERVAMEQMGMGVVSYVNAVNKYYLAYDRERYLLEPQ; this is encoded by the coding sequence ATGTCGCGATTGTTGCTGATCCTGTGTCTGCTGGCCATGCTGCCGCTGCCGGTCAGTGCACGCCTGGCTGGCCCGCCAGAGGTCGGTGAGCAGGCCCGCAGCGCGCGTGATCTGCCAGCCATTCGCAGCAGTGGTGAGCTGCGCGTGCTGGTCAACCAGAGCCGCAACAGCTCGGGATCGGTCAAGGGCCAGAGTATTGGCGTCGAGTATCACCGTCTGCGCGCCTTCGAGCAGTTCCTCAATCGCAATGCCCGTGATGGGCGCAGCCTCAGGCTGAAGATCATCCCCAAGGCCAAGGATCAACTGCTCGGTGCGCTGCAGCGCGGCGAAGGCGATCTGGTCGCGCCGGGCGAGTTGCTCAATGTACGTACAGGGCATGAGGTCAGCGCCAGTACGGCGATTCGCCGTGAAGTGCCGCTGGTGGTGGTCTCGAAGCAGGGCAACAGGCACTACCGCAACCTTGAGCAACTGGCCGGGCGCAGCCTCTCATTGCCGGCGGGCAGTGCCGTGGGCGAGGCGTTGCGCCTGATCAACCAGCAACTGGCGGATCGCAAGTTGCCGCCGATGGTGGTCGAGTGGGTCGATCCCAGTCTGGCCGTCGAGGATGTGCTGGAGATGGTCCAGGCCGGCATCTTCGAGCGCACGGCGGTGGAGCTGCCGATTGCCGAGCGCTGGGCCAAGGTGATGCCCAGGTTGCGTGTCGACAGGCATCTGGTACTGGCCCGTGACGGCGATATGAAGTGGTTCGTACGCCCCGATGCGCCGATGCTGCGTGCCAGCATCGATCGCTTCTTCAGTGGCTACAGGAGCCCGGCGGATCAGGATGCCGCGTTTCAGCGTGTCTATCGCCGGCTGTACAAGGTGCATTCTCCCTTCGGTCGCACCGAGCGCCAGCGTCTGGAACAGGTACGTCCGGTGCTGCAGCAGCATGCCGAGCAGCAGGGCTTCGATTGGCTGATGCTGGCAGCGCTGGCCTTCAAGGAGTCGACGCTCAACCCCTCGGCGCGCGGCGCCAGCGGGGCGACCGGGCTGATGCAGATTACCCCGGCCGCCGCGCGCAATGTCGGGGTCAGCAATATCCAGAGTCTCGATGGCAATGTGCAGGCCAGCAGCAAGTACCTGGCGATGATCCGGCGCAATTTCTTCAATAGCCCGCAGCTCAACGAGCGCGAGCGCATGGCCTTTATCCTGGCCGGTTACAACCTGGGCCCGCAACGGGTGCAGAGCCTGCGTGCCGAGGCCCGCAGGCGTGGCCTCAACCCCAATCAGTGGTTCTTTCAGGTCGAACGTGTGGCCATGGAACAGATGGGCATGGGGGTGGTGAGCTATGTGAATGCGGTCAATAAGTACTACCTGGCTTATGACCGTGAGCGCTATTTGCTGGAGCCGCAGTAG